The DNA region GCACGTTCTGCGCGCTCCGCAAGCCAAGCCAAGGCACCGGCACCGGCGGTGCGGCCGCTGGCAAAACAGGCCGTGAGCAGATACCCGCCCGTGGGCGCTTCCCAATCCACCA from Nitrospira sp. includes:
- a CDS encoding NAD(P)/FAD-dependent oxidoreductase, which produces VDWEAPTGGYLLTACFASGRTAGAGALAWLAERAERAKA